One Amaranthus tricolor cultivar Red isolate AtriRed21 chromosome 1, ASM2621246v1, whole genome shotgun sequence DNA window includes the following coding sequences:
- the LOC130820812 gene encoding delta(12)-fatty-acid desaturase FAD2-like gives MGAGGRSIPPSARTEKSEPLNRVPFEKPPFTLGQLKKAIPPHCFQRSVLRSFSYVVYDLVIAFLLYYAATNYIHLLPKPYNYLAWSIYGFVQGCILTGVWVIAHECGHHAFSDYQWLDDTVGLVLHSCLLVPFFSWKYSHRRHHSNTGSMEKDEVFVPKTKDGLSWFSKYLNNPPGRILSLFVTLTLGWPLYLLFNVSGRKYERFACHYDPSSPIYSDRERLQIYISDVGILSVVYGLYRLAAANGLAWVLCVYGGPLLVVNGFLVLITYLQHTHPALPHYDSSEWDWLRGALATVDRDYGILNKVFHNITDTHVAHHLFSTMPHYHAMEATKAIKPILGKYYRLDKTPVFKAMWREAKECIYVEADENDNGVLWYKNKL, from the coding sequence ATGGGTGCAGGTGGGCGATCTATTCCTCCATCTGCGAGAACAGAGAAATCGGAGCCACTCAACAGAGTACCGTTTGAGAAACCACCATTCACACTTGGGCAGCTCAAAAAAGCCATCCCACCTCATTGTTTCCAGCGCTCTGTGCTACGATCTTTTTCATATGTTGTTTATGATCTTGTTATTGCTTTCCTCCTTTATTATGCTGCCACTAACTACATCCATCTCCTCCCAAAGCCCTACAACTACTTGGCCTGGTCCATCTACGGCTTTGTCCAAGGCTGCATTCTGACTGGTGTTTGGGTTATAGCCCACGAATGTGGCCACCATGCCTTTAGTGATTACCAGTGGCTTGATGACACTGTTGGCCTTGTTCTGCATTCATGCCTCCTTGTACCATTTTTCTCTTGGAAGTACAGCCATAGGCGCCATCACTCCAACACTGGTTCCATGGAGAAGGATGAAGTCTTTGTACCAAAAACTAAGGATGGCCTTTCATGGTTTTCTAAGTACCTTAACAACCCACCTGGTCGCATCCTCTCCCTTTTTGTCACCCTAACCCTTGGCTGGCCTTTGTATCTTCTCTTCAACGTCTCCGGTAGGAAATATGAACGATTTGCCTGCCATTATGACCCTTCATCCCCTATCTACTCAGACCGTGAGAGGCTTCAAATTTACATTTCTGATGTCGGGATTTTGAGCGTGGTATATGGGCTATATCGCCTTGCAGCTGCCAATGGGCTTGCTTGGGTTTTGTGTGTATATGGTGGTCCATTACTCGTTGTCAATGGCTTCCTTGTGCTCATCACATACCTTCAGCACACACACCCTGCACTGCCTCACTATGATTCATCCGAGTGGGATTGGTTGAGAGGTGCATTAGCCACTGTCGACCGGGATTATGGGATTTTGAACAAGGTGTTCCACAACATCACTGACACCCATGTCGCTCACCATCTGTTCTCAACCATGCCACATTATCATGCCATGGAGGCAACCAAGGCAATTAAGCCAATTTTAGGTAAATATTATCGGTTAGACAAAACTCCAGTGTTTAAGGCAATGTGGAGGGAAGCCAAAGAATGTATTTACGTTGAAGCCGATGAAAATGACAACGGTGTGCTCTGGTATAAAAACAAGCTTTGA
- the LOC130821085 gene encoding zinc finger CCCH domain-containing protein 14-like: MDARKRGRGEAGAVNANGGFKKHKQETESGVGSKSKPCTKFYSTSGCPFGESCHFLHHVPGGYKAVAQMMNQPPISRVAPPPPPQAINGVAPSVKSRLCKKYNSAEGCKYGDKCNFAHGEWELNKPVASSFDDPRTMGAPMHGRFHGRNEPPTATGFAAGFGASATAKISVDTNLAGAIIGKSGVNSKQICRQTGVKLSIRDHETDPTKRNIELEGTFDQIKIASDMVHDLVASVSANAPHRASGGKPPHGPDSNSYKTKLCENFSKGSCTFGDKCHFAHGEAELRKSGA, from the exons ATGGACGCTAGGAAAAGAGGAAGGGGTGAAGCTGGAGCTGTAAATGCTAATGGCGGATTCAAGAAGCATAAGcaag AAACGGAATCTGGTGTAGGAAGCAAATCAAAGCCTTGCACCAAGTTTTACAG TACATCTGGATGTCCATTTGGGGAAAGTTGTCACTTTCTGCACCATGTTCCGGGTGGTTATAAAGCTGTTGCTCAGATGATGAACCAACCACCGATATCAAGAGTTGCTCCACCACCTCCTCCACAAGCAATCAATGGCGTGGCACCTAGTGTCAAAAGCCGCCTGTGCAAAAAGTACAACAGTGCTGAAGGGTGCAAATATGGTGACAAATGCAATTTTGCTCACGGTGAGTGGGAACTCAATAAACCTGTTGCTTCATCATTTGATGATCCTCGcacaatgggtgcacccatgCATGGACGCTTTCATGGAAGAAACGAGCCTCCTACTGCAACTGGTTTTGCTGCTGGCTTTGGCGCCTCTGCTACGGCTAAGATTAGCGTTGATACTAATCTTGCGGGGGCCATTATTGGTAAGAGCGGTGTGAACTCAAAGCAGATTTGCCGTCAAACAGGTGTGAAGCTTTCGATTCGGGATCATGAGACTGACCCTACTAAGAGGAACATTGAACTTGAAGGGACCTTTGATCAGATCAAGATCGCGAGCGACATGGTACATGACCTTGTAGCAAGTGTAAGTGCAAATGCTCCACATAGAGCTTCTGGAGGAAAGCCACCTCATGGACCAGACTCAAACAGTTACAAGACTAAACTATGTGAGAACTTTTCGAAGGGTTCGTGTACTTTTGGTGATAAATGCCACTTCGCTCATGGAGAAGCTGAGCTTCGGAAGTCTGGAGCGTAA